TGCGTATGCCCCGACCTTCCCAATACCGTCTTCATCAAGTGGAACATCTAGCAGCTGAGCCTGAAATCCGATCATCTCGACGTAGGTATCCGCCCGGTGCGGCAAAGCATCCCCTGACGGATCACCTGACGGTTCAAACCCCTTACGGCTCCCCGGAAGACTCTTCCGGCCGCCCGGCGGCAAACTCTTCCGCCCGTGAGTACGTTTCTCGCCGCCGGCAAAGTTTTCCGCTGGCTCGTCTTCGACCATGGAATCGCCCCTTCTCGGTGGCCTTAGCCTATGTGCCGGAGCGAGGAGCCAGATACCATCGCTCGTGTACTCGCCGCGTCCTCTCCCTACTCTCTTCCTCCGGTGTTCGCGGCGGATCTTCCCGTAGGCGTGCTCCAGGTTGTGCAGATGCTCCCTGACCGACCTTTCGGTCATGTCCGTCATCTCGGCGAGTGTTCCCTGCCCGCAGTAGGCGTACCCAGTCTCATCCGCAAACGTCGCAACAGCAGCGAGCACGCTCTTAGCTCCGGGATCGCCTTTCCACGACCTCCTGCCGCTCCCGAGATCACGCCACTTCCCGAGCCGCTGCTCGTAAGCCCAGCTCTGCGCCCAGACACTCACCGTAATCTATCTCCAGAACTACCGAAAGCACCAGGCACAGCGCAAAACTTCACCACCCTCACCCTGCCGAGTCCTCCACAGACTGCGCAAACAGACCCCTGCAAGCCCTCAGTTCGACCCTCGCAGAGAAAACAATGCCTACCTACTCCCACGCAGACGAGCCGCCTCAGCTCCCCGCTCCGCCGTCCCTTCGTTAGACCCCGCCCAGCAGCCTCCATCAGCACACCACCGATACTTTCGGTAAACCAACAGCGGCATATTACCGATATGTTCGGTACAATGTCAAGATGGAATCTAATAGGCTCACCGTGCAGGCAGATGGACTCCCTGAAGTCTTGAGGGTGTATCGTCGGACGGGTATGCTCTACTCCAGAGTTTCTACCGAGAAAACGAGTAGTCTGGAGTCTGTTCTGGCTGAGGGTGGATACACTTATTTCGGGCGTGCTTTCGAGCGGCTGCTGAAGTCCAGGGGGTTGAACCAGAGTTCTTTTGCTGAGGAGTGCAGAAGGCGGGGCTTCGAGGTCGGGCGTCTGGGGAAGCGGCGGGCTGTAGGGCAGCGGAGCGTCTCTGACTGGATGCACGGCAAGACGGCGTGTCCAAAGGAACTTCCGGTCTATGCTGATGCGATCCTAGGCTTTTCGGAAGAAGAGTGGGCGGAGTTCGGGGTTGCTTACGCCTACGGTCAGACGGTTTCTGAGGAGGACTTCGAGGACATCCTGCAGTTCAGGAAATTCTACAGTTCGAGGCTCTCTAGTGAAAGATCCTCCGAGGGTTCACCGAAGGGCTAGAGTAGTCCTGCTTTCCACAGCCTGACGAACTGTGAGGCGTCGAGGACTCCGACCGGAGGGTTCTGCATATCTAAGATGTTGCTGTCGCCGCTTATGAGGTATGAGGCTCTTGTGAGTACCGCAGCGTGTACGTAGGGGTCGTCTTCGGGATCTGTCGTGTATTCCGGTACCTGCCCGGCATCCCCGACCTCTATCTCCTGGATAAAGAGCCTGAGGCGTCTCACATAGGTGGATATCTCCGCTTCGCTCCACCCGAGGCGTTTCTGTATCTTCGGCCTTGCAAGGACGTCTTCTAGCTTAGGGAAAAGCTGGGATGGAGCGAGGATATCGAAGTCGTAGGGACCTTCTGAGAGGGCGTGATCCAGGATGCGTGCCGGGCCTCCCCTACCGCTCAGCACTGCAGATACGCACACGTTCGCATCAACGACTACCTTCAAATCCTGCGTCCTACGATCCGGCTTTGGAGGATGAGCCCTCTTCTTTGACCGCTGCCATCTCTTCTGAGACGAGGCTCTCTATTTCTTTCTCGGAGAGATCCGAGAATGACTCCCTCGCCCGCCTAGTAGCCTCAATGACGGAGCGACGTTCTTCTTCGAGCAGCCGGTACAGTCTCATTGGAACTAGGGCGAACGCCTCTTCACCGCGACGCTCGACTACTACAGAGCCGCCACGTTCTACGTCCTGAGCCACCTGACCAAGCGACCTGCGGAGCTTCTCCAAAGGAATGTGATCCACCGTCATTGCTACCTTCCTACTACGAAATATCTAACACCGTGCGAACCGTGCGGTACACATGATAGCACTCAACGTATCGAGCCATCCGTCAGCGATCCATAAGCCACTCGTCGAGTTCGCGGACATTGTAGAGGATGCTCCGCTCGCTTATGTAGTGGCGTGGCAGGCTCGGGGCGAGCCGCTCGAACTGTTTCTTTGTGCGTTTGAGATGAAGCCTCGCTCCTTCGGCATCGAGCCACTCCTCCCGCCTTACGGAGGCAAGCTCCTGAGTTGTACGAGCTAAGCTTTCGGAGATCACGGACAGAGTGTAGGCAACATCTGATAAAGCAGAAGTCTCGAACTGGCGAAGGGCTTCTCTGGTTTCGGCGAGCACCCTCGCGGACTCGGCGGAGCTCGCTGGGGGAAGATGTTCTACTCCCCTGACACCACCCGTACCTGGCTTCTGATCTATCACAGGAATATATTACCGAAATAATCGGTATAACACCAGTTTTTTCGTTTCTGTAGGTTTCGACTACTTTGACTGATTGTTACTTGCGCGATAAAAGTAGCCGCCAGGGCTCGTGAATGATCCGAATGCATACGCCGAATAATCTCTTTTGATGTTACGAGCTACCGTCTAGTGATGTTCATGCTGCTCCAATCAGCAAGACTTGCGGCGTCAGTTCCTGCGGTTTTCTGTTAGAGTTTGTTCATAACGAGTTTGATACTTGTGAAGCAAAAAACCTCCGATCTGTCCGATGCAGACGATGTGCTTGGTGTCTACGAGCAGAAGGACGTGCGAACCGACTGAATCCGAATTGCGATATGTAGTGGAAGAAGTCTAGCGATACTGTCATTCTCTCCGCAATCCAGATGAAGTTCTACCTTATACCTTTGTGCAGAGCAGAGCGATGGTTTGTGTGCCACATCGATGCTTGCAGATTACAAACTATGCTTTAAATGGATTATTACAGATCTTCAAGAGACAGGATGAAGCGTGCCCTCCCCTTGATCGAAGCAACGAACCGCTCGAAAGTCATGTCGAGGGCGGGCTGGACAACCTGAGACTCAGGCTCTTTTGAGGAGACAACGTAGCAGGTAGCGTCGTAGAGTTCCTCCAGATAGAGTCGCCGACAGAAAAGCTCGGATCTCTTTTGATAGGAAGCTTCGTCAAAAAGGGGATCTACCGGGAAGGCTGGGGAGGTTCTCTGGCGAGTAGGGTTCCTTGATTTCTGTTCGTCGGCGATCATAAAGAAGTAGCCGAGCCAGGGCTTCGTGGGACCGAGAAGTTGCTCCCGAAAGGCGGTTCTTACGTCTTCAGCGCTTCCCACCGCCTCCTCTATTCTGTTGTTCATGTTGTTTCCGAATGAGCTTGCAATGGATTTCAGCTCCACGGCGGCAACAAGGTTTTCATTATGTACGACGAGTAAATCCCACTCCTTTGTCGGCCGGTAGTAGCCGGGAAGGTCGAGACCGGAATGCATCCGAATAGATTCTTCAGGGAATCCCTCGTCGGCAAAGACCTGCGCTATAAGCCGGGTGAGGGATTTCATCTGCTGTCCGCCGGTCACGTCGGCCCGGCCTCCGACGTCCACGACACCTCGATCTTCCTGACGACGTCTCTGCCCAGCCCTAACTCTCCAATAGTCCTTTACCGACTCTTCAAACTCCACCTTGTATGACACGTATAGTTTTCCTCTCCTGCTCATCGGCTTAAGATCAACTCTACGAATGAGTGGTCTTTGAATTATCTTTAGAAAACCGAACTTAAGGCCCGGTTGACGGCCGGCTACTTGCTCGGTCCTTGACCTTGTTCACAAACTGCTCGAACCCAAGCTTAGGATCCGGCTCTTCGACAAGCGGCTCATTACCGATCTCCTTTACAACGAGCAGACATGCCGCGTCATAGAGCTGGTGGGGCTTGCTCTGAATCAACCGTTTACAAAGGATCGCGTATCTTTTCAGATAGCTGGCGTCCTCAAACTCTTTGTCCCAGCCAAGCTTCTTGTTTGAGCTGAAGAGCGTCCGCTTCGGTTTACGAATCTTGTATAACTCTTCTGTACCTTGAAGGATCACCATGTAGCCGAGCCAAGGCTCGGTAGGTTCGAGCAATTTCTGACTGTACGCAGAGCGGAGATCGAAGGCGCTCCCGAGGGCTTCTTCAACGCGGTTGTTGACATTTTTTGCCGCAGATGTAGATACAGACTTGAACTCTACAGCTGCTACAAGGTTATCGTCCTCGAACGCAACGAGGTCCCAGTCTTTCGTTACCCGGTAATATCCCGGTAGAGTTAGCCTAGCACCGCTACGCTCCCGCAGCCGCTTCTCACCTTCTTCGGCCGACCTCGTGAGCACGTTTTCTTCGTTGAACCCAGCCTCTACAAATATTTCCCTTACGAGATCACCTACGGCCCGTAGGTGTCTGTCTGCTCGGACGCTCTGTTCGCTGCTATAAACTTTCTTCAGTGCCTCTTCGAGCCTTTCACTGTAAGAACCGCTCTCGGACTTACGACCCGGCACGTTAAACCGGCACCTTGTCTATGCCATAGACCTCAAGGGCGACCTCTGTTGCAAGGTTCACGTCCCTTTGCGAAAAGGCTCTTCGCAGCCTCTCAGCCTGATCTGGTGCGATCTCCTCTGGTCTTGGAACCCTTATGCGC
This sequence is a window from Rubrobacter indicoceani. Protein-coding genes within it:
- a CDS encoding putative toxin-antitoxin system toxin component, PIN family, producing MKVVVDANVCVSAVLSGRGGPARILDHALSEGPYDFDILAPSQLFPKLEDVLARPKIQKRLGWSEAEISTYVRRLRLFIQEIEVGDAGQVPEYTTDPEDDPYVHAAVLTRASYLISGDSNILDMQNPPVGVLDASQFVRLWKAGLL
- a CDS encoding type II toxin-antitoxin system prevent-host-death family antitoxin — translated: MTVDHIPLEKLRRSLGQVAQDVERGGSVVVERRGEEAFALVPMRLYRLLEEERRSVIEATRRARESFSDLSEKEIESLVSEEMAAVKEEGSSSKAGS
- a CDS encoding PaeR7I family type II restriction endonuclease; the protein is MSRRGKLYVSYKVEFEESVKDYWRVRAGQRRRQEDRGVVDVGGRADVTGGQQMKSLTRLIAQVFADEGFPEESIRMHSGLDLPGYYRPTKEWDLLVVHNENLVAAVELKSIASSFGNNMNNRIEEAVGSAEDVRTAFREQLLGPTKPWLGYFFMIADEQKSRNPTRQRTSPAFPVDPLFDEASYQKRSELFCRRLYLEELYDATCYVVSSKEPESQVVQPALDMTFERFVASIKGRARFILSLEDL
- a CDS encoding PaeR7I family type II restriction endonuclease, which translates into the protein MPGRKSESGSYSERLEEALKKVYSSEQSVRADRHLRAVGDLVREIFVEAGFNEENVLTRSAEEGEKRLRERSGARLTLPGYYRVTKDWDLVAFEDDNLVAAVEFKSVSTSAAKNVNNRVEEALGSAFDLRSAYSQKLLEPTEPWLGYMVILQGTEELYKIRKPKRTLFSSNKKLGWDKEFEDASYLKRYAILCKRLIQSKPHQLYDAACLLVVKEIGNEPLVEEPDPKLGFEQFVNKVKDRASSRPSTGP